From a single Planctomicrobium piriforme genomic region:
- a CDS encoding SDR family oxidoreductase yields MTTRQKEPKSPLPPQSQPKPGLDSKMSTRPKYKAPLYKGAEKLKGKVALITGGDSGIGRSVAVLYAREGADVAIIYLPAEESDAQEVLTAVEAEGQKALLLPGDVTDAGFCRQAVEKTVAKFGRLDILVNNAAYQETRESLDELSEDDWDLTFRTNIYGYFYMVKAALPHLQPGSTIINTGSITGLEGHKTLIDYATTKGAIHAFTKSLAQNLAEREIRVNCVAPGPIWTPLQPVSKPAQDVAEHGADTPMKRPGQPEEVAPAFVFFASEADSSYISGEVMTILGGETRAG; encoded by the coding sequence ATGACCACCCGACAAAAAGAACCGAAGTCCCCATTGCCGCCTCAGTCTCAGCCCAAGCCGGGTCTGGATTCAAAGATGTCGACGCGGCCGAAGTACAAAGCGCCGTTGTACAAGGGGGCCGAGAAACTCAAGGGGAAGGTCGCACTGATTACAGGCGGGGACTCAGGCATTGGCCGATCAGTAGCCGTGCTGTATGCCAGAGAAGGGGCCGACGTCGCGATCATCTATCTGCCGGCGGAAGAATCGGACGCTCAGGAAGTGCTAACTGCGGTCGAAGCGGAAGGCCAAAAAGCCTTGCTACTTCCAGGCGACGTGACTGACGCGGGGTTCTGCCGACAGGCGGTGGAAAAGACTGTGGCCAAGTTTGGGCGACTCGACATTCTCGTTAATAATGCGGCCTACCAGGAGACCCGGGAATCGCTTGATGAGCTGAGTGAAGACGACTGGGATCTGACGTTCCGCACGAACATCTACGGCTACTTCTACATGGTCAAGGCCGCGCTGCCGCACTTGCAGCCGGGTTCGACGATCATCAACACAGGTTCGATCACGGGACTGGAAGGACACAAGACGCTGATTGATTATGCGACGACGAAGGGGGCGATTCATGCCTTTACCAAGTCGCTGGCCCAGAATCTCGCCGAGCGCGAAATTCGCGTGAACTGCGTAGCCCCGGGACCGATCTGGACTCCGCTGCAGCCGGTCTCGAAGCCAGCTCAGGATGTCGCCGAACATGGCGCCGACACCCCCATGAAGCGTCCCGGCCAGCCGGAAGAAGTCGCCCCTGCATTCGTGTTCTTCGCCTCGGAAGCGGACTCGAGTTACATCAGCGGCGAAGTCATGACAATCCTCGGCGGCGAAACAAGAGCAGGGTGA
- the ribD gene encoding bifunctional diaminohydroxyphosphoribosylaminopyrimidine deaminase/5-amino-6-(5-phosphoribosylamino)uracil reductase RibD has translation MDFSTSAAVVFPDAQAVMRRALELARRGLGRVEPNPCVGAVLVDDRLTLLGEGYHELYGGPHAEVMALRQAGSAAAGSTLFVTLEPCAHHGKTPPCADAVIAAGIRRVVIATHDPAPHTGGSGIAKLKAAGINVEVGLCGDEAARLIAPFTTLFTQGRPYVHAKWAMTLDGKLATRTGSSKWISNARSREIVHQLRGRMDAILVGIGTALADDPLLTPRPAGLRSALRIVLDPNARLPLDSQLVWTAGECPVLVVVSDVAEDERLDALRNQGVEVLVSATSADGAGFEIAPILQALGQRRLTNLLVEGGSRVLGAFQDEGLIDEVHCFIAPKLVGGQNAISPIGGRGAAEMPELTSLIEPAIQVLDGDVYVRGMIRR, from the coding sequence ATGGATTTTTCCACCAGCGCTGCCGTCGTCTTTCCTGACGCCCAGGCCGTCATGCGGCGGGCTTTGGAATTGGCGCGGCGGGGACTCGGTCGAGTGGAACCGAATCCCTGCGTCGGCGCGGTGCTGGTGGATGACCGGCTGACGCTGCTGGGTGAAGGCTATCACGAACTGTACGGCGGGCCGCATGCCGAGGTGATGGCATTGCGTCAGGCAGGGTCGGCTGCAGCAGGCAGCACGCTGTTCGTCACGCTGGAGCCGTGTGCCCATCATGGCAAAACGCCCCCTTGTGCGGACGCGGTCATCGCGGCAGGCATTCGCCGTGTTGTGATCGCGACGCACGACCCTGCGCCGCATACCGGCGGAAGCGGCATCGCAAAACTCAAGGCCGCGGGCATCAATGTGGAAGTCGGCCTGTGCGGCGACGAGGCGGCGCGATTGATCGCTCCGTTCACAACGTTGTTCACACAGGGGCGGCCCTACGTCCATGCCAAATGGGCGATGACGCTCGACGGCAAACTCGCCACTCGAACCGGCTCTTCCAAGTGGATCTCGAATGCCCGATCGCGTGAGATCGTGCATCAGTTGCGGGGACGCATGGATGCGATTCTCGTGGGCATCGGCACGGCCCTGGCCGATGATCCTCTGCTGACTCCCCGTCCAGCGGGATTACGAAGTGCTTTGCGAATCGTCCTCGATCCGAACGCGCGGCTGCCGCTCGACTCCCAACTCGTATGGACGGCAGGCGAGTGCCCCGTGCTGGTGGTGGTTTCAGATGTCGCCGAAGACGAACGTCTCGACGCTCTCCGAAATCAGGGAGTGGAAGTGCTGGTGTCTGCAACCTCAGCCGACGGCGCCGGCTTCGAAATCGCTCCCATTCTGCAGGCACTCGGCCAGCGGCGGTTGACCAATCTGCTGGTCGAAGGGGGCAGTCGGGTGCTCGGGGCGTTTCAGGACGAAGGTCTCATCGATGAGGTGCATTGCTTCATCGCACCCAAGCTGGTGGGCGGGCAGAATGCCATTTCTCCGATCGGCGGACGCGGCGCTGCCGAGATGCCTGAACTGACCAGTCTGATCGAACCGGCAATTCAGGTGCTGGACGGGGATGTGTATGTGAGAGGGATGATCCGGCGCTGA
- a CDS encoding SEC-C domain-containing protein, which produces MDSYALCPCGSGKKVKFCCQPILTEMAKIEKLQENNQPRMALQLIDKLLKDHPQNAWLVNQRAMALIADERNEEARDGLVAFLRKNPEHPLSNGLLALAMTEIEPIDQCKKVIHRAFLKSMSAEPRIVAILAGKLVDYFMSAGHDMAARQHMAVVLRLEGEQERQRTLMAMLEFDSDTGIPYPLRGAHPMPIYQPSEALAPQVKKAQRLYVHACFSEAADLLDQVVQQDANSPELWHTIGLMRAWDGDEKRAAAALHQASTLYTDPEKAIDVETISQLLLRRQRENTIPAVVRTFDVESLSRLLTRLDNEDRLCRMPLQEQAVMSGVSAAYDVLDRPVPGTSELASATLDSVPRSIGQITLFDQDQEGNAPQAHVNALLGERLDESLKIFERAAGELAKPAAKEEGDDEVLGWYSKEDIALNDTAFFPPQTPSRVRNVLRRQFVEKSVPQIWLETPLAVLGGKSPSQAAGDESLKVSLTAAVRVLDSFMDRRGVMLDVAALREQLKLAPPTPIAVAEDKDVNTFSLPQLLRLETKPLSDEMFERLLQRAIVIKHSGLGYRLLSEFVNDRPQLVEKKSQEAEQAYITLSDLASRSMRDEDAFEWLSKGFQFSKAHGNAFETQLMWKMREVSLRARDTDDPAFKAVLLEVWNHYGAKLPAVRARLEEFVRALGVEAPWQSAILTPQAAGAAGNPIWTAETQSTASGEKKLWLPD; this is translated from the coding sequence ATGGATTCTTACGCGCTCTGCCCGTGCGGCAGCGGAAAGAAAGTCAAATTCTGCTGTCAGCCGATTTTGACCGAGATGGCCAAGATCGAAAAGCTGCAGGAAAACAACCAGCCCCGCATGGCGCTGCAGTTGATCGACAAACTGCTCAAAGACCATCCTCAGAATGCCTGGCTGGTCAACCAGCGGGCCATGGCCCTCATTGCCGACGAGCGGAATGAAGAAGCCCGTGACGGCCTGGTGGCGTTTCTCCGCAAGAATCCCGAGCACCCGTTGTCGAACGGCCTGCTCGCGCTGGCGATGACGGAAATCGAGCCGATCGACCAGTGCAAGAAAGTCATCCACCGCGCGTTTCTGAAAAGCATGTCGGCCGAGCCGCGGATCGTCGCGATTCTCGCCGGCAAACTGGTCGACTATTTCATGTCGGCCGGACACGACATGGCCGCCCGCCAGCACATGGCCGTCGTCCTGCGACTCGAAGGGGAGCAGGAACGTCAGCGAACACTGATGGCGATGCTGGAATTCGATTCGGACACCGGCATTCCGTACCCGTTGCGGGGCGCTCACCCGATGCCGATTTATCAGCCGTCGGAGGCCCTCGCACCTCAAGTGAAGAAGGCCCAGCGGCTGTATGTGCACGCCTGCTTCTCGGAAGCCGCCGATCTGCTCGATCAGGTGGTCCAGCAGGACGCCAACTCGCCGGAACTATGGCACACCATCGGTCTGATGCGAGCCTGGGACGGCGACGAAAAGCGCGCCGCAGCCGCACTGCATCAGGCATCGACGCTGTACACCGATCCCGAAAAAGCGATCGACGTCGAAACGATCTCGCAGTTGCTGTTGCGTCGCCAGCGCGAGAACACGATTCCGGCTGTCGTGCGAACGTTCGACGTGGAATCGCTGTCGCGCTTGCTGACCCGACTCGACAATGAAGACCGGCTGTGCCGGATGCCGCTACAGGAACAGGCCGTGATGAGCGGCGTGTCGGCCGCCTACGACGTTCTCGACCGGCCGGTGCCGGGCACGAGTGAACTGGCCTCGGCCACGCTCGATTCGGTTCCGCGTTCCATCGGTCAGATCACGCTGTTCGATCAGGACCAGGAAGGGAACGCTCCGCAGGCACACGTCAATGCCCTGCTGGGGGAACGTCTGGACGAGTCCCTGAAGATCTTCGAACGGGCGGCGGGCGAACTCGCCAAGCCGGCCGCCAAAGAAGAAGGGGATGACGAAGTCCTCGGTTGGTACTCCAAAGAAGACATCGCCCTCAACGACACCGCCTTCTTCCCGCCGCAGACCCCGTCGCGCGTGCGGAACGTGTTGCGTCGGCAGTTCGTCGAAAAATCAGTGCCGCAGATCTGGCTGGAAACGCCGCTGGCGGTCCTCGGCGGCAAGTCGCCATCGCAGGCAGCCGGTGATGAGAGCCTGAAGGTTTCACTGACGGCAGCGGTTCGCGTGCTGGATTCATTCATGGATCGCCGGGGAGTCATGCTCGACGTCGCGGCCCTGCGCGAACAGTTGAAGCTCGCACCTCCGACTCCGATTGCCGTCGCTGAAGACAAGGACGTGAACACGTTCTCGCTGCCGCAACTGTTGCGGCTGGAAACGAAGCCGCTGTCGGACGAGATGTTCGAACGGCTGTTGCAGCGCGCGATCGTGATCAAGCACAGCGGCCTCGGCTACCGCCTGTTGTCGGAGTTCGTGAATGACCGTCCGCAACTGGTGGAGAAGAAGTCGCAGGAAGCCGAGCAGGCGTATATCACCCTGTCCGATCTCGCCAGCCGCTCGATGCGCGACGAAGACGCATTTGAATGGCTGTCGAAGGGCTTCCAGTTCTCCAAAGCCCACGGCAACGCGTTCGAAACGCAGTTGATGTGGAAGATGCGGGAAGTGTCGCTGCGTGCCCGTGACACCGACGACCCGGCTTTCAAGGCGGTGCTGCTGGAAGTCTGGAACCATTACGGCGCCAAACTGCCGGCGGTTCGGGCTCGACTGGAAGAATTCGTCCGTGCACTGGGAGTGGAAGCCCCCTGGCAATCGGCCATCCTGACCCCACAAGCCGCCGGCGCCGCAGGCAACCCCATCTGGACCGCCGAAACACAAAGCACCGCCAGCGGCGAAAAGAAACTGTGGCTACCAGATTAG
- the recJ gene encoding single-stranded-DNA-specific exonuclease RecJ, whose translation MPRQWRFAPHDRAVIAQLVREMSCSPLLAQVLASRGISSGLEGEQFLAARIGDLILPDLLPGAAEAADRIVAAFRAGRRITIYGDYDVDGVTATSLLWHCLKLAGAKVDYYIPSRLEEGYGLNLEAIRTLHAEDPERLVVTVDCGICSVDEAALAKALGLELIITDHHTLAATLPDAAANVHPRLPGTAYPFPELCGAGVAFKVAWAVCQRLGDGTKASPRMKDFLKFAVGLAALGTVADVVPLRGENRILVRYGLKSLQESTQPGLEFLKKIAGYDKQKSLSAEDIAFGLAPRINAAGRLGQARLAVELLTTDNRQRAAQLADYLDQLNKNRQTVERKMFRQAKELVEANPHWEEHPTLVVASEEFHPGVMGIVASRLVERFQKPSVMIALNRDTGLGQGSGRTFSDFDLHSGLHACSHLLEGFGGHRAAAGLRILIDRIDDFRVAFARHATKSRVDVGEMIEPELQIDAEVSLYDLTTQAVRELDQLGPFGAQHRRPIFSTAQVELAEAPGTMGGGDRHLSLKVRQGDKVLRCVAFGKGEWATDIAKENGPLSICFSAGINQFRGYENVELQLHDWKPAGAAVGAQVDVTSAV comes from the coding sequence ATGCCGCGACAATGGAGGTTTGCACCGCACGATCGTGCGGTGATCGCGCAGCTCGTGCGGGAGATGTCGTGTTCGCCCCTGCTGGCGCAAGTCCTGGCGTCCCGGGGAATTTCCAGCGGACTCGAAGGGGAACAGTTTCTTGCCGCCCGAATTGGCGATCTAATTCTGCCGGACTTGCTCCCCGGCGCGGCGGAAGCGGCCGACCGGATTGTCGCCGCGTTTCGGGCCGGTCGCCGCATCACCATTTACGGCGATTACGACGTCGACGGCGTGACCGCCACCAGCCTCCTCTGGCATTGCCTCAAACTTGCCGGCGCGAAGGTCGACTACTACATCCCCAGTCGTCTCGAAGAAGGCTACGGCCTCAACCTTGAAGCGATTCGGACGCTGCATGCCGAAGATCCCGAGCGGCTGGTCGTGACGGTCGACTGCGGCATCTGCAGCGTTGATGAAGCGGCCCTCGCCAAAGCGCTGGGACTTGAGCTGATCATCACCGACCACCACACGCTGGCAGCGACGTTGCCGGATGCCGCCGCGAACGTCCATCCGCGACTCCCGGGCACCGCTTACCCCTTCCCCGAACTTTGCGGGGCGGGCGTGGCCTTCAAAGTCGCCTGGGCTGTCTGCCAGCGGTTGGGAGATGGGACCAAGGCCTCTCCACGAATGAAGGATTTTCTCAAGTTCGCGGTCGGCCTTGCCGCGCTCGGCACCGTTGCTGACGTGGTCCCCTTGCGCGGAGAGAACCGCATTCTCGTGCGCTATGGCCTGAAGTCGCTGCAGGAGAGCACGCAGCCGGGTCTGGAGTTCCTTAAGAAAATCGCCGGTTACGACAAGCAGAAATCGCTCTCGGCGGAAGACATCGCATTCGGTCTCGCCCCTCGGATCAACGCGGCCGGACGACTCGGTCAGGCACGGCTCGCTGTCGAACTGCTCACCACCGACAACCGTCAACGGGCGGCGCAGCTTGCCGATTACCTCGATCAGCTCAACAAGAATCGGCAGACCGTCGAGCGGAAAATGTTTCGTCAGGCGAAAGAACTGGTCGAAGCCAACCCGCACTGGGAAGAACACCCGACGCTGGTCGTGGCCAGCGAAGAATTTCATCCCGGCGTGATGGGGATTGTCGCCAGCCGGCTCGTCGAACGATTCCAGAAACCTTCGGTGATGATTGCCCTCAATCGCGACACCGGTCTCGGGCAGGGTTCAGGCCGCACGTTTAGCGATTTCGACCTGCACTCCGGTTTGCATGCGTGTAGCCATCTGCTGGAAGGTTTCGGCGGACACCGCGCCGCGGCGGGCCTCCGCATTCTCATCGACCGCATCGACGATTTTCGCGTCGCCTTTGCCAGGCATGCGACCAAATCGCGAGTCGACGTCGGCGAGATGATTGAGCCGGAACTGCAGATCGATGCGGAAGTCTCGCTGTACGACCTCACGACGCAGGCGGTTCGTGAACTCGACCAGCTCGGCCCCTTTGGCGCCCAGCACCGCCGCCCGATCTTCAGCACCGCTCAGGTGGAACTGGCGGAAGCCCCCGGCACGATGGGTGGCGGCGACCGGCATCTCTCGCTGAAGGTCCGTCAGGGAGACAAAGTCCTCCGGTGCGTCGCCTTCGGCAAAGGAGAATGGGCCACCGACATCGCCAAAGAAAACGGCCCGTTGTCAATCTG